AAAATATCATAGGTGGTGGATTCAAGAATATTACCAATCCGGTTTGTCACTATCTTTTCTCTTGGTAGGCTTTCTGCGGTTTTGCTGGATGTATTGAATTTCACTGTTTTTTAGGGCTTCCAGAATCATTTTGGCCTTTTCTTCGGAGATATTCATTTCCTGCATTTTGTCTGAAGGACTTGGTGCCTGCTGCTGATCCTCCTTTTGGTCTTTGTTCTCACTGTCCTCACCTTCTCGAGGTTGTTGTTGCTCCTGCTGGTCGCCTTCCTTTTCGTTTTCCTGACCCTCTTGAGATTGTTGCTCTTCTTGATCCTGATTTTGCTGATCTTGACCTTCCTGGTTCTGCTGCTCTTGATCTTCAGAATTTTGGTTTTCCTGATCCTGATTTTGATCGCCTTCTTGTTGATCCTCGTTCTCTTGTTGGTCTTGATCTTTTTTCTCTTCGTCTTGGTTCTCTTGGTTTTCGTTATTCTGATCCTCGTTCTCCTGATTCTGGTTTTGTTCTTGCTGATCCTTCAACTTCTTTTTCACCAATTCATAGTTGAATCTTGCATCTTGATTGGTGGGGTCAGACTTGATCGATTCTTTGAAGTAGGACATCGCCTTCTGCAGTGTTTTTGGGTCATTGGACATAGCGCCGAGCTGCTGATAAGCTACTGATTTGAGTTGCTCATTTTTTGACAAAACGAGCTTTTGATACTGGGCTTGCGCCAAATCCTTTTGGTTAAGCTGATAGTAAGCATGTCCCAGATTCATGATGGACTTCTCGTCGTAGATCTGTAAGCTGTCAATGAGGTAGGAGTAATTAGAAACAGCTACGTCATACTGCTGGTGCTTGAATGCGATCTCAGCATTTTTTTTCAACTCATTGATTTTTGAAATATCATTGGCTGAGGCCTGAAAGCAAACAATTAAAGTTAATATGGCAGTAAGTGTTTTCATATGTTCACAGTTCTTACTTTAAATGCTGCATCTATGCATATCAACAACAAAGCCAACGCCAGAAAGTAATAGTATTTATTGGCAGATACGTCCATGGTTTTGCTATCTCTTAGTTCACCCTCTATATCGCCAATCGTATTGATCAACTTTTCTACATCATTTTGTGTGGCGTTGATCTCAAAATACTTGCCACTCGTAGCTGAGGCGATTTTCTTGAGCGATACTGGGTTCAGTTTACTGACCACATCTTGTCCGTTGTTGTCTTTTTTGAAACCACGTTGGGTCATGATTTTGCTGCCCTGTGCAGTTCCTATGCCGAGCGTAAATAGTTTGATGCCTTCTTCTTCAATCGTCTTGGCAATGCTGGCCGTGTTTTCTCCAAAGTCCTCTCCATCACTGATGAGAATAATGATCTTGGACTTTTGTCGAGTAACGGTTTCTTTATCATCTGAGATTTTGCCCAATGCCATTTTGAGCGGTGGCCCAAAGTCTGTACCTGTATTAGGTACCAGATTAGTATTCAATGTTTCTATAAAAAGATTTAACGCGCTTTTGTCATAGGTCAGTGGGCATTGCACATAGGCTTCATTAGAAAACATGATCAGCCCAATTCTATCAGAAGAAAAGGCCTCAACGATCTCTTTGAGCTCAAATTTTATTTTTTCCAAACGAGTAGGTTGGATGTCGAAGGCATTCATAGACTCGGATAAGTCTATGGCGATAAAAATGTCCTTACCGATGGATTTGATTTCTTTAGTAGATTCTCCGAAAGATGGCCCGAGTAGCGCCACGATAAACAAGGCGAAATAGGCCGCTCTCAACGTGATTTTGTAGAATACTCGTCGGTAGGTGGTACCCAAGGCTTTGGCTGCTCGTATAGTTCTGACTATGTAGAGCATATAAAAAACGCCAAATAAAATAATGAAGAATAATTCTAAGCTACCGATCTCGCCGCTCCAAACCATATATGAGTATTTTCAAATCAAACAAATATAGCCATCCTCCCTATGGGGCGAAAGGAGTTTTTCTTCATTTAACAATTTTTAGCATTTTCAAATGAAGGAGGGTTGGTTTTGTTTTTTTAAAAGAACGCCTGTCTATATCATCGTGGCGTTGGTGTAAGTTAAAGTGTCGGACACAAAGTAGGAAAAATCTCCGATTTTTCATCATACCTTTTTTGACCAATGTGAAAAATCGGAGATTTTTCCGGTGCTGCCAGAAAGCGGTGAAGCTAGAAGCTACCTCTGAACCGCCATGGGATATAGACGATGTTGACCACCGTTTTTATTCTAATTGCTTAAACTCTTGATAAAGGTATTCTTCACCGACTGGGTTATATCGGTCTTGGTATTTGTGTGCGATTTCAACTAGAATCAATAGGTCTTCGGATTTTATAAATTTGTATTTCGTTTTAACCTCACTTCCAAGTTCAGCTGACACCTCCGAAACCAATCCATATTTGTCGATATATAATGTGTCAGATTCGATTCTGAATTGAACATCATAGTCTAGTTCATGTTCGCAGCTATAGTAATAGCTTTCATTTGAGGAAATACTTAAGGTATCAGTGCAGTTGGGGAATGGGCTGTTTACCCAAATTGTGTTATTCAATTGCAATAATGGCTGTTTTTGGAATTCACGCTTTTTACTTAGTTCTGATGCTTTGGTTACTTCCTTCGTTGAAGGTTTAATCGATGACTGTTCGATTGGTTCTTTTAATTCGGTCTTTGTTGATTCCTTAACTGAAGTTGAACAAGAAAAAAGAAGAACTGAAAAGGCTAATGGTAGGAAGTGTTTCATTGGTCTAAGTAATGGTGGTCAACAATTATGTAAGTGTAACTAGTTACACTTATTTCTTTTACATCATCACCACTATTTTTTCTGATTTTTCTAAAATGAGCTGCGACTCAAGAATAGACAATTTTGGTTGGAGTTCAAAATGGAATTGACATGGGTCAGTATGCAAAGTTGTGCCTAAGACTTCTATGCATGAACAAAACCAATGGTATGGGGTCATCTCGTAGTAGAGTGAAGAGATCTCCTCAGGGTTTAATTTACTTTCTGCATACAGCTGACGAGATTTCTCTGGTCGTGCTTCCCGGCGAAATGACTTTTGGCTCACAAGCTTTGATGGTCTGGGATTAGGTAACTGTTTATTGGCTCTTATTCAGAAGTGTTAATCCCCGAGAAATACAGACTGGCTCAATGACAACAAATAGTGATTGCTGCGTTTTGGAGCCGTTCTCCCTGCCACAGTTAACAATTCATTAGCATAGTAATATTGCGATAAAGTAATCATAATACCGACGTGCTATTTGATAACCTTTTCGTGAAATGAGGCTAAACGCTTCATAATACTGCCCCACTACTTTCGCAGCATAATTCTAAAATCAAATCGAATAATGATGAAAAAATCAATACTCTTGAGCGTATTCACGCTTATACTATTTACTCTTTCGGGTCGGGCACAAATGGCTGACGGAACGATCTTTGGAAAAGTAGTAGACGAAAACGGACTGGCTATGCCAGGCGCTACGATTACTTTAAATGAAGTTCCAGGTAAAGGCACCATCTCTGATGCGGATGGCGCATTTGTGCTGATGGATGTGCCTCACGGCGAACAAACCATGAAAATTTCTTACATCGGTTATAAATCTTTTGAGCGAAAAATAAATGTAGACGAGATGACCATGTTACAAGAAAACTACGAATTGGAACCGGGGGTGATTTTGGGAGATGAAGTACTTGTATTAGGAGACAGACTGAAAGGTCAGGCCAAAGCGATCAATCAACAAAGAGCCAATAATAATATCACTAACGTGGTGGCTGCCGATCAGATCGGTAGATTCCCAGATGCCAATGTGGGCGATGCCTTAAAAAGAGTGCCTGGCATCACCATGCAAGGTGATCAAGGCGAAGCCAGAAACATTGTCATTAGAGGGTTAGCTCCTCAGCTCAACTCTGTGACTGTGAATGGCAACAGACTACCATCTGCAGAAGGTGATAACAGAAACATCCAGATGGATTTGATCCCTTCAGATATGATTCAAATGATTGAGGTAAACAAAGCTTTATTGCCGGAAATGGATGGTGATGCAATTGGTGGATCAGTCAATTTGGTGACTCGGTCGGCAAGTGAAGGCTTCAGAGCCTCAGGTACATTGGCTGGTAGCTACAATGAAGTGGGCGATGCGCCAGGCTTCAATTCAAGTTTAGTACTGAGCAACAGGTTTCTAAACAATAAACTTGGTGCTGTGCTTTCAGGTTCTTTCAGACAAGATAAAATTGGTTCTCACAATGTGGAGGCCGAGTGGGAAAATGAGGTGGAAAATGCAGACTTCGACGAGGATCTTCCAGAAGAAGGAAACAACATCGAAGATGTGGAAGTAGACCCCTATTTGGCGGTAAACGAAATCAGAGATTACGATGTGGACAGAACGAGAAGAAGTCTCTCTTTGAATCTGGATTACAAAATCAATGACAATCATACCCTCTATGCGAAAAGCATGTACAACTGGAGAGATGATTGGGAAAACAGATACAGACTCACTACCGAAATTGACGGCGCCGAGTTTGGCAATGGTGTGAATGCAGCACCGACAGAATGGATTGCCGTAGGCGATCGCGAAACTAAGGGTGGGTTGGACAGCGACAGAATCAAAAATCGCAGACTAGAAGATCAGCGAGTGCAGTCTTACTCCTTGAGCGGTGCACACTATTTTGGCAACGTAGAGGCTAAGTGGGCTGGTTCGTATTCTAAAGCTTCTGAGGAGCGCCCGAGCGAAAGATATATCATCTATGAGAGTGACGAAGACATGACGGTGAACATGACGCAGTCAATGTACGATACGAGAAAGCCACAGTTGGTGATTAACGAGCAGAATTTGTTGGAGACTACCAATTTCGTATTTGACAAAATCGAAGAAGAGAACCAATTGACGGAAGAGGAGAACTACACCGCACAGTTGGATTTGAAAATCCCACTATCGGTAGTGGCCGGTCAGTCAGGCAACATCAAGTTTGGAGGAAAATTCAACAACAAGACTAAGAATAGAAATAATAGCTTTGTGGAGTACAGCTGGATCGATGACTCTGGTGTGGAGTACCTAAATCAGATCTCTACAGACGATCGAACGAACCCTGACTTTTTAGCTGGTGCTAATTATCAAGCGGGTGAATTTGCTTCGGCTTCTTATTTAGGTAACCTCGATTTGACCAACACGAGCTTGTTCGATGGTGAAGATTTACCAGAAGAGTATCAGACAGCCAACTACATAGCTGATGAAGTAGTAACTGCCGGATACATTCAATGGTCTCAGAATTTGAATGATCAATTGAGATTTATCGTAGGAGCAAGAGCTGAAAATACAAGTTCAGACTACATTGGCTATCAGTACGTCGAAGACAACGGAGCTATTACCAGTTTGGAAAACAACAAGTCATATTTCAACTTTTTGCCAGCGGTACACTTAAGATATGCCGTGAGTGAAAATCTGATAGTAAGAGGTGCCTGGACTAATTCATTAGCTAGACCAAACTACTATGATTTGGTGCCTTATAGATATGTAGTAGAGGAGGATGAGGAAATCTCTCAAGGTAACCCTGATTTGGATCCTACCACATCGATGAACTTTGATTTAAATGCGGAATACTACTTCGAATCTGTAGGTTTGTTGTCTGCCGGCGTTTTCTACAAAAGCATCGACAACTTCATCTACTTCCATCAGTCTACTGAAGACTACAATGGAGACGATTTTGATGTCTTGACTCCTGAAAATAGTGGTAAAGGCAACATCGCCGGATTCGAAATCGCAGCACAACGTCAGTTGGATTTCTTGCCGGGTATCTGGAAAGGTTTGGGCATCTACGCCAACTATACGTTTAACGCTTCGGATGTAGAAGGGATCGCCAACGAAGACGGCGACGAAAGAGAAGGCCTAGATTTGCCGGGTACGGCAGATCATTTGGTAAACGCTTCATTGTCTTTCGAGACCAAGAAGTTGGTAGTTCGAGCTTCATTGAACTTCTCGTCTGACTACATTGATGAAGTAGGCGACGACGCATTCTATGATAGATATTATGACAAGCAATTGTTTGTGGATGTGAATGCTTCTTACGCATTCACTAAAAACCTAAGACTGTTTGCTGAAGCGAATAACCTGACTAATCAGCCTTTGAGATACTATCAGGGAGTTGAAAGCAGAACCATGCAAATGGAATACTACGGCCCTAAATACAACTTAGGCTTGAAATTCGATTTGTTTAATAATTAAGATATCATTAATTAAAAGCAATTTCAAAAGTCCAAGTATTTGTCAGGCTGAGGTCCTCGAAGCTTGCTGCTAGATGCAGACAATATTTCGACTTGGCTCAATATGACAAGATTTGGTTATAGACTTTTGAAATTGCTTTTTACTATAATAAGACCAGAATTATGAAAAAGGAAGTTATATATCTAAGCGTACTGTCTCTTATTCTTACGCTCGGATGTTTTTCAAATAAAAGCAATCAGGACGCGGGAGAGGCACCTGCTTCTGAAATAGAAGTATTGGAGGACGCCTTGCATTGGTATGTGATTGGTGACTTTGGTCGCAATGGCTACGATGGACAGCAAGAGGTGGCTGATCAGATGCAAGCCACCACCAAAATCTTGGAACCAGAATTTATCCTGACTACAGGAGATAATTTCTACCCTGATGGTGTGGCCAGTACACAAGATCCGTATTGGATCTCATCTTTCGAAAATGTCTATAATGGCTTTGGGCTTTTTGTGCCTTGGTATGCTATACTAGGTAATCATGATTACAGAGGCAACTATCAGGCAGAAATCGATTACACGAATGTGAGCCAGCGATGGAACATGCCATCACAATACTTTGTGAAAGAAAAAGAAGAGGATGGTGTAACGGTGAAATTCGTTTTTATCGATACCAGCCCGTTCGAAGACGGATACTATGAAGAAGAGAAGTATAAGGCTGTCTGGAAGCAAGACAGCACCAAGCAATTGCTTTGGATGGACAGCGTATTGGCCGACAATTCAGCGGATTGGAAAGTAGTGGTGGGTCATCATCCATTGTATTCTGGAGGAAAAAGAATAGACGCTACCAAAGACATTCGTGGCCATCTGGAGAAGGTATTAAAGAAGCATAACGTAGATGCGTATTTTGCCGGTCATGAGCACGACTTGCAGCACATTCACAATCCTTCGTATAAGACACATCACTTTATTTCTGGTGCAGGATCAGAAGTCCGACCTACAGGCAAGATGGAGTACTCCTTGTTTGCAGAGTCGCAGCATGGATTTGCCACGGCATCGGCCACGAAGGAGCAGCTGTTGGTGCAGTTCGTGAGCCACGAAGGAGAGGTGATTTATAAATACGGCATTAAAAAGTAAATGAAGCAGACCTCGTGAATATGACGAGGTCTGCTTATTAATACTAAAACCAATAAGTAACTTCAATCCAGTCCAATCACTATAAATGCTTCATGCGACTTCCACTTGATGGGAATGACATAAATAGGAACACCTTTGGGGAACCTTAGTTTTTCAGGTGCTCCTTTAAAAACGATCGGTACTGAGATCATAAAATTTTTGCCATAAGTTTCGCGTACGTTACCTGAAACTACGTTGGATAACTCTCCGGCCATATCCAATAGATCAGCGGACTGTGGTTCTTCTATGTCCAAAAACAACTGAACCAATTCTTTATAGAGGTTAGCGTCTCCTGAAATGTATACAAACCCTTTGCGGTCTCCTGAG
The sequence above is drawn from the Reichenbachiella sp. genome and encodes:
- a CDS encoding TonB-dependent receptor, yielding MKKSILLSVFTLILFTLSGRAQMADGTIFGKVVDENGLAMPGATITLNEVPGKGTISDADGAFVLMDVPHGEQTMKISYIGYKSFERKINVDEMTMLQENYELEPGVILGDEVLVLGDRLKGQAKAINQQRANNNITNVVAADQIGRFPDANVGDALKRVPGITMQGDQGEARNIVIRGLAPQLNSVTVNGNRLPSAEGDNRNIQMDLIPSDMIQMIEVNKALLPEMDGDAIGGSVNLVTRSASEGFRASGTLAGSYNEVGDAPGFNSSLVLSNRFLNNKLGAVLSGSFRQDKIGSHNVEAEWENEVENADFDEDLPEEGNNIEDVEVDPYLAVNEIRDYDVDRTRRSLSLNLDYKINDNHTLYAKSMYNWRDDWENRYRLTTEIDGAEFGNGVNAAPTEWIAVGDRETKGGLDSDRIKNRRLEDQRVQSYSLSGAHYFGNVEAKWAGSYSKASEERPSERYIIYESDEDMTVNMTQSMYDTRKPQLVINEQNLLETTNFVFDKIEEENQLTEEENYTAQLDLKIPLSVVAGQSGNIKFGGKFNNKTKNRNNSFVEYSWIDDSGVEYLNQISTDDRTNPDFLAGANYQAGEFASASYLGNLDLTNTSLFDGEDLPEEYQTANYIADEVVTAGYIQWSQNLNDQLRFIVGARAENTSSDYIGYQYVEDNGAITSLENNKSYFNFLPAVHLRYAVSENLIVRGAWTNSLARPNYYDLVPYRYVVEEDEEISQGNPDLDPTTSMNFDLNAEYYFESVGLLSAGVFYKSIDNFIYFHQSTEDYNGDDFDVLTPENSGKGNIAGFEIAAQRQLDFLPGIWKGLGIYANYTFNASDVEGIANEDGDEREGLDLPGTADHLVNASLSFETKKLVVRASLNFSSDYIDEVGDDAFYDRYYDKQLFVDVNASYAFTKNLRLFAEANNLTNQPLRYYQGVESRTMQMEYYGPKYNLGLKFDLFNN
- a CDS encoding chemotaxis protein CheX — its product is MYKEKEKVEFEETCQLFINSVNNYFGHLTGEISQTSVPYLKTVDNVMLKDYTGMIGISGDRKGFVYISGDANLYKELVQLFLDIEEPQSADLLDMAGELSNVVSGNVRETYGKNFMISVPIVFKGAPEKLRFPKGVPIYVIPIKWKSHEAFIVIGLD
- a CDS encoding metallophosphoesterase, translated to MKKEVIYLSVLSLILTLGCFSNKSNQDAGEAPASEIEVLEDALHWYVIGDFGRNGYDGQQEVADQMQATTKILEPEFILTTGDNFYPDGVASTQDPYWISSFENVYNGFGLFVPWYAILGNHDYRGNYQAEIDYTNVSQRWNMPSQYFVKEKEEDGVTVKFVFIDTSPFEDGYYEEEKYKAVWKQDSTKQLLWMDSVLADNSADWKVVVGHHPLYSGGKRIDATKDIRGHLEKVLKKHNVDAYFAGHEHDLQHIHNPSYKTHHFISGAGSEVRPTGKMEYSLFAESQHGFATASATKEQLLVQFVSHEGEVIYKYGIKK
- a CDS encoding vWA domain-containing protein — its product is MLYIVRTIRAAKALGTTYRRVFYKITLRAAYFALFIVALLGPSFGESTKEIKSIGKDIFIAIDLSESMNAFDIQPTRLEKIKFELKEIVEAFSSDRIGLIMFSNEAYVQCPLTYDKSALNLFIETLNTNLVPNTGTDFGPPLKMALGKISDDKETVTRQKSKIIILISDGEDFGENTASIAKTIEEEGIKLFTLGIGTAQGSKIMTQRGFKKDNNGQDVVSKLNPVSLKKIASATSGKYFEINATQNDVEKLINTIGDIEGELRDSKTMDVSANKYYYFLALALLLICIDAAFKVRTVNI